The proteins below come from a single Microbacterium sp. SLBN-154 genomic window:
- a CDS encoding metal ABC transporter ATP-binding protein produces the protein MTATAPALEIQDAALRRSGRELWAGLDLSVAPGELIAVLGPSGSGKTTLLQAILGLQSLSSGAISVLGEPVRPGGNRRIGYIPQSRPLPRDVALRGRDVVALGVNGHRFGLPIPRRRDAARVERLIDEVGARAFADRPVGVLSGGEQQRLRIGQALADEPKLLLCDEPLTSLDLANQRAVVDLIDRHRRERNAAVLLVTHDVNPLLGKVDRILYIAGGRFTLGSPDEVLRSDVLTELYGTPVFVLRAGDRLVVVGAPDAEETHHHHHDEDHS, from the coding sequence GTGACGGCCACCGCGCCTGCGCTCGAGATCCAGGATGCCGCGCTGCGGCGATCGGGCCGCGAGCTGTGGGCGGGCCTCGACCTCTCGGTCGCGCCCGGTGAGCTCATCGCCGTGCTCGGCCCGAGCGGGTCGGGGAAGACGACCCTCCTCCAGGCGATCCTGGGCCTCCAGTCGCTGAGCTCGGGCGCGATCTCGGTGCTCGGTGAGCCGGTGCGCCCCGGGGGCAACCGCCGTATCGGCTACATCCCGCAGTCACGGCCGCTCCCGCGCGACGTCGCGCTGCGCGGACGCGACGTCGTGGCGCTCGGGGTCAACGGTCACCGATTCGGTCTGCCCATTCCACGCCGCCGCGACGCGGCGCGGGTGGAGAGACTGATCGATGAGGTGGGGGCGCGAGCGTTCGCCGACCGCCCCGTCGGGGTGCTCTCCGGGGGGGAGCAGCAGCGACTCCGCATCGGACAGGCCCTCGCTGACGAGCCGAAGCTCCTCCTCTGCGACGAGCCGCTGACGAGTCTCGACCTGGCGAACCAGAGAGCCGTCGTCGACCTGATCGACCGGCATCGGCGCGAGCGGAACGCCGCGGTGCTCCTCGTCACGCACGACGTCAATCCGCTGCTGGGCAAGGTCGACCGGATCCTCTACATCGCCGGCGGACGGTTCACCCTGGGCAGTCCCGACGAAGTGCTGCGCTCCGATGTCCTCACCGAGCTGTACGGCACGCCCGTCTTCGTCCTGCGGGCGGGCGACCGGCTCGTCGTGGTCGGCGCGCCGGACGCGGAGGAAACGCATCATCACCACCACGACGAGGACCACTCGTGA
- a CDS encoding metal ABC transporter substrate-binding protein: MPKTRSLSAFALTAASALALAGCATPTGSTSTSAETEPAGDALLVVASTNVYGHIAEQLGGDAIEVTSIVTSAAQDPHSYEPSAQDTLAISNADLIVENGGGYDSFVDALIESSGSDAHVITAVEFSHDYPGAQEHSDEEHADEATAGDADAGAVAEEEHAHEEGEAHVEGEDHAHEEGEAHVEGEEGEAHAENGDHAHDHIEGFNEHVWYDPHTIAYVAEAIADELTELRPDDADTFATNLDAFTAEIEALEESLGDVADANGGARVFVTEPVPVYLAAEAGLENVTPDAFSEAVEEGQDVPPATLLESLDLLRADDVRVVITNTQTGGAETEQVIGEAETLRIPVIAFSETLPEGETYISWMQANIAALSDALAE, encoded by the coding sequence ATGCCCAAGACCCGGTCTCTCTCCGCTTTCGCCCTCACCGCCGCGTCCGCTCTTGCGCTGGCCGGCTGCGCCACACCGACGGGGTCGACGTCGACGTCCGCCGAGACGGAGCCGGCCGGCGATGCGCTTCTGGTCGTCGCATCGACCAACGTCTATGGACACATCGCCGAACAGCTCGGCGGTGATGCGATCGAGGTGACCTCGATCGTCACCTCCGCGGCGCAGGATCCGCACTCCTACGAGCCGAGCGCTCAGGACACGCTCGCAATCTCGAATGCAGACCTCATCGTGGAGAACGGTGGAGGTTACGACTCCTTCGTCGACGCGCTGATCGAGTCCAGCGGGAGCGATGCGCACGTGATCACCGCTGTCGAGTTCTCGCACGACTATCCCGGCGCCCAAGAGCACAGCGACGAGGAGCACGCCGACGAGGCGACGGCCGGCGACGCGGACGCCGGGGCAGTCGCTGAGGAAGAGCACGCCCACGAGGAGGGCGAGGCGCACGTCGAGGGTGAAGACCACGCCCACGAGGAGGGCGAGGCGCATGTCGAGGGTGAGGAGGGCGAGGCTCACGCCGAGAATGGAGACCACGCCCACGACCACATCGAGGGCTTCAACGAGCACGTCTGGTACGACCCGCACACCATCGCGTACGTCGCGGAGGCGATCGCCGATGAACTCACCGAGCTGCGTCCGGACGATGCTGACACCTTCGCGACGAACCTCGACGCCTTCACCGCAGAGATCGAGGCTCTCGAGGAGTCCCTCGGCGACGTTGCTGACGCGAACGGCGGCGCGCGAGTCTTCGTGACCGAGCCGGTGCCGGTCTACCTCGCCGCCGAGGCGGGTCTCGAGAACGTCACCCCCGATGCCTTCAGTGAGGCGGTGGAAGAGGGACAGGATGTTCCGCCCGCCACGCTCCTCGAGTCGCTCGACCTGCTCCGCGCCGACGATGTGCGCGTCGTCATCACGAACACCCAGACGGGCGGAGCCGAGACCGAGCAGGTCATCGGAGAGGCCGAGACCCTCCGGATCCCGGTCATCGCGTTTTCGGAAACGCTCCCTGAGGGGGAGACTTACATCTCGTGGATGCAGGCGAACATCGCAGCGCTCAGCGACGCTCTGGCGGAGTGA
- a CDS encoding GTP-binding protein: MDSGSILVVGVCAPERRRYAQRLAELTERRIVGATGGRRHGQGLVLDHASADAPRGRAVVIDAATDVDAAHLAGAEIDGVPLFGVICVVDAAHLLDDLKSEAALVTGAPPGDDRGDIGAWARQAAALIELADVVAFVGWEACDTPTLSLLMSLASHLSPTARIRLSRRLSDDLRALREAVADGAGRYERAGWVRALDQEHDPYMTDRRVTTFRYEQLRPFHPQRLMPSLDEIASGRWGTVVRSMGFCRLATRPTLLARWEQAGSAMWIDPIPPDDSLSAIGQEIAVTGWDLDVRSLVAMLDDAALTDEEFAAGSGVWRDYEDPLPQWVAWESTERD; encoded by the coding sequence GTGGATTCGGGTTCGATCCTGGTCGTCGGAGTGTGCGCTCCGGAGCGTCGCCGATACGCGCAACGCCTGGCTGAGCTCACCGAGCGGCGCATCGTGGGTGCGACCGGCGGGCGCCGGCACGGGCAGGGTCTCGTTCTCGATCACGCCTCCGCCGATGCGCCGCGAGGTCGCGCGGTCGTCATCGATGCAGCGACCGACGTGGACGCGGCGCACCTCGCGGGCGCCGAGATCGATGGCGTTCCCCTGTTCGGCGTCATCTGCGTCGTCGACGCCGCCCACCTCCTCGATGACCTCAAGAGTGAGGCGGCTCTGGTCACCGGTGCGCCGCCCGGCGACGATCGGGGCGACATCGGCGCCTGGGCGCGGCAGGCCGCCGCTCTCATCGAGCTCGCTGACGTGGTTGCGTTCGTCGGATGGGAGGCGTGCGACACCCCCACCCTCTCGCTGCTGATGTCGCTGGCCTCGCACCTGAGCCCGACGGCGCGCATCCGGCTCAGTCGTCGGCTCTCCGACGATCTCCGAGCCCTTCGCGAGGCCGTGGCTGACGGCGCGGGCCGGTACGAGCGAGCGGGGTGGGTGCGCGCACTCGATCAGGAACACGACCCGTACATGACCGACCGGCGGGTCACCACATTCCGGTACGAACAGTTGCGTCCGTTCCACCCGCAGCGACTGATGCCGTCGCTCGACGAGATCGCGTCAGGACGCTGGGGGACGGTCGTCCGGTCGATGGGATTCTGCCGTCTCGCCACGCGACCGACGCTCCTAGCCCGGTGGGAGCAGGCAGGCTCCGCGATGTGGATAGACCCGATCCCTCCGGATGACAGCCTGTCGGCGATCGGCCAGGAGATCGCCGTCACCGGCTGGGATCTCGATGTGCGATCTCTCGTGGCGATGCTCGACGATGCGGCGCTGACCGACGAGGAGTTCGCCGCCGGGTCGGGGGTGTGGCGGGACTACGAGGATCCATTGCCGCAATGGGTCGCCTGGGAATCGACGGAGCGGGACTGA